The following DNA comes from cyanobiont of Ornithocercus magnificus.
ACATAGCTCAGAAGTCTCTTACGACGACCAATCATCTTCAAAAGGCCTTGGCGTGAGGAGAAGTCATGCTTGTTTTGCTGCAGATGACTGCTTAGCTTACTGATCTGCTCGCTAAGAATAGCTATCTGTACACCAGCTGATCCAGTGTCTGTGCCGTGAACTTGATACGTACTGATTAGCTGCTGCTTTTCGATAGTGTCGAGCGACATAAGCTTTCAAGCTGTGATAGTTTGAACCTAATGTTACTTAGTTATTTCTGTTCCTGCACATCCTATCTGCCCCTGGCTCAACCAGCGCAGACACTCGCGTAGCCAGACCTCAGAGTCACTACATCC
Coding sequences within:
- a CDS encoding 30S ribosomal protein S15; the encoded protein is MSLDTIEKQQLISTYQVHGTDTGSAGVQIAILSEQISKLSSHLQQNKHDFSSRQGLLKMIGRRKRLLSYVRAHSEEQYSSLITRLGIRR